The Streptomyces sp. NBC_00569 genomic sequence GTGTTGATCGCCATTCCGGTGTCCGCGTTCTTCTACCTTGTCCAGAGGAACCTGGTCACCGGCCTCACGGCGGGCGGCACGAAGGGCTGAGCCCGGCCGCTCCGCCCGCCTCCCGCACGCACGCAAACCCCTGACGCAGCAAGGACACCATGAGTCAGCACACTGCCGACACGGCGCAGGCCCCCACGACCTCCGCCTCGACCTCCGTTCCCGCGCAGGCGTCCACCGGCTGGTGGCGCGACGCGGTGATCTACCAGGTCTATCCGCGCAGCTTCGCCGACAGCAACGCCGACGGCATGGGCGACCTCGAAGGCATCCGCGCCCGGCTCCCGCACCTCAAGGACCTCGGCGTGGACGCGGTGTGGCTCAGCCCGTTCTACGCGTCCCCGCAGGCGGACGCCGGCTACGACGTCGCCGACTACCGTGCCGTGGACCCGATGTTCGGCTCCCTCCTCGACGCGGACGCCGTGATCCGCGACGCGCATGGCCTGGACCTGCGCGTCATCGTCGACCTCGTGCCCAACCACTCGTCCGACCAGCACGAGTGGTTCAAGCGGGCCCTCGCCGAAGGCCCCGGATCGCCGCTGCGCGAGCGCTACCACTTCCGGGCCGGCAAGGGCGTCAGCGGTGAACTGCCGCCCAACGACTGGGAGTCCATCTTCGGTGGCCCCGCCTGGACGCGCGTCGCCGACGGCGAGTGGTACCTCCACCTCTTCGCGCCCGAGCAGCCCGACCTCAACTGGGAACACCCCGCCGTCGGCGACGAGTTCCGCTCCATCCTGCGGTTCTGGCTCGACATGGGCGTCGACGGCTTCCGCATCGACGTCGCGCACGGCCTCGTCAAGGCCGAGGGCCTGCCCGACCTCGGCGCCCACGACCAGCTGAGGCTGCTCGGCAACGACGTCATGCCGTTCTTCGACCAGGACGGCGTGCACGACATCTACCGCGCCTGGCGCCTGATCCTCGACGAGTACGCCGGTGAGCGGATCTTCGTCGCCGAGGCGTGGACGCCGACCGTCGAGCGCACCGCGCGCTACGTACGCCCCGACGAGCTGCACCAGGCCTTCAACTTCCAGTATCTGTCCTCCTATTGGGACGCGGCCGAGCTGCGCGACATCATCGACCGCTCGCTCGACTCGATGCGTCCCGTCGGCGCCCCCGCCACCTGGGTCCTGTCCAACCACGACGTCACCCGGCACACCACGCGCTACGCCAACCCGCCCGGCCTCGGCACCCAGCAGCGCGTCGCCGCGGAGCCGGCGCTCGGCCTGCGCCGCGCCCGCGCCGCGACCCTGCTCATGCTGGCGCTGCCCGGCTCCGCTTACGTCTACCAGGGCGAGGAGCTCGGCCTGCCCGACGTCGTCGACCTGCCCGACGAGGTGCGCCAGGACCCGTCGTTCTTCCGCGCGGCCGGGCAGGACGGCTTCCGTGACGGATGCCGGGTGCCGATCCCGTGGACCGTCGACGGGCCCTCGTACGGGTTCGGGGCGGGCGGCTCGTGGCTGCCGCAGCCCGCGGGCTGGGGCGCGCTGAGCGTGGAGGCGCAGACCGGGGTGCCCGGCTCGACCCTGGAGATGTACCGCTCGGCGCTGGCCGTGCGACGCGCGCACCCGGCGCTCGGGGCGGGCGACTCCGTCGAGTGGCTGGCGGCGCCCGAGGGCGTGCTCGCGTTCCGGCGGGAGCCGCGCGGCGACGGCGAGGCGTTCGTCTGCGTCGCGAACACGACGGCCGCCGCGGTGCGCGTGAGCGTGTCGGGCCGGGTCCTGCTGGCCAGCTCGGCCGCCGACGACATCGAGCACGGTGACGGTCACGCTGTCGTACCCGCCGACACGACCGTGTGGTGGACCGTCTGACGTTCTGAACCGCTCTCCCCGGCCCCCGCGCGGCCGGGGAGAGCATCCCCCCACAGCCCCCTGCGATTGGCAGGGACACCTCATCAGCACACCGACGTGCAGGAGGAAACATGGCTATCAGATCGCGGGCGGCCGCGCTCGCCCTCGCGGCCGGCACCCTCATAGGGGCCGCCGGATCCGCCGGGACGGCCCAGGCGGCCCCGCCCGGCACCAAGGACGTCACCGCCGTCCTCTTCGAGTGGCGGTTCGACTCGGTGGCGAAGGAGTGCTCCGCCCGGCTCGGTCCCGCCGGCTACGGATACGTCCAGGTCTCACCGCCCCAGGAGCACATCCAGGGCTCCCAGTGGTGGACCTCGTACCAGCCCGTCAGCTACAAGATCGCGGGGCGGCTCGGGGACCGTACGGCCTTCAAGAACATGGTCGACACCTGCCACGCGGCCGGCGTCAAGGTCGTCGCCGACACCGTGATCAACCACATGGCGGCCGGCTCCGGCACCGGCACCGGCGGCTCCGCGTACTCCAAGTACGACTACCCCGGCACCTACTCGGCCGCCGACATGGACAACTGCACCGCGCAGATCAGCAACTACCAGGACCGCTTCAACGTCCAGGAGTGCGAGCTCGTCGGCCTCGCCGACCTCGACACCGGCGAGGAGTACGTGCGCGGCCGCATCGCCACGTACATGAACGACCTCCTCTCGCTCGGCGTCGACGGGTTCCGGATCGACGCCGCCAAGCACATCGCGGCCGCCGACCTCGCCAACATCAAGTCGCGGCTCAGCAACCCGAACGCCTACTGGAAGCAGGAGGCGATCTACGGCGCCGGTGAGGCGGTCTCGCCCAGCGAGTACCTCGGCACCGGCGACGTCCAGGAGTTCCGCTACGCCCGCGACCTCAAGCGCGTCTTCCAGAACGAGAACCTCGCCTACCTCAAGAACTACGGCGAGGGCTGGGGCTACATGGCCTCCGGGCAGTCCGCCGTCTTCGTCGACAACCACGACACCGAGCGCGGCGGCGACACCCTCAACTACAAGGACGGCGCCGACTACACCCTGGCGAACGTCTTCATGCTGGCCTGGCCCTACGGATCGCCGGACATCAACTCCGGCTACGAATGGACCGACAAGGACGCCGGACCGCCCAACGGCGGCACGGTGAACGCCTGCTGGCAGGACGGCTGGAAGTGCCAGCACGCCTGGCCCGAGATCCAGTCCATGGTCGCCTTCCGCAACGCCACCCGCGGCCAGTCCGTCACCGACTGGTGGGACGACGGCGCCGACGCGATCGCCTTCGGCCGCGGCGGCAAGGGCTACGTCGCGATCAACCACGAGTCCTCCGCGCTCACCCGCACCTACCAGACGTCGCTCGCCGCGGGCACGTACTGCGATGTGCAGAGCAACAAGACGGTGAGCGTGAACGGTTCGGGCCAGTTCACGGCGACGCTCGGGTCGAACACGGCCCTCGCCCTGTACGCCGGCAAGTCCGGCTGCTGACCCGGATCCCTCCCCTCCCCTCCCTTCCTGACCCCCGTTCCGGCTGCCCGGCGCGTCCTCCCCGCTCGCGCCGGGCGGCCCTGTCCGCGCACCCCTTCGTCCCTCCCGCCTCCCCCGCCGCCCTCCCGTCGAGGAGTTCCCGTGATACGCCCCGCCCTGCCGCGAAGAACAGCGGCCGTCCTCGCCGTCGCCCTGTGCGCGGCCCTGGCCCCGGCCCTGCCCCTGGCGGCGGCCGCCGAGAAGCCGCCCGCGCCCCCGTCCGACGCCCGGCTCGCCGCCGCTCCCGCGCGGCACGACCTCACGCGCGAGCAGTTCTACTTCGTCATGCCGGACCGCTTCGCGAACGGCGACACCTCCAACGACCGCGGCGGGCTGACCGGTTCCCGCTCGGCCACCGGCTACGACCCCACGGACAAGGGCTTCTACCAGGGCGGCGACCTCAAGGGCCTGACCGAGCGGCTCGACTACATCAAGGGCCTCGGCACCACCTCCATCTGGCTCGCCCCGATCTTCAAGAACCGGCCCGTCCAGGGCGAGGGCAAGGACGCCTCCGCCGGCTACCACGGCTACTGGATCACCGACTTCACACAGGTCGACCCGCACTTCGGCACCAACGCGGACCTCACGAAGCTGATCGCCCGCGCGCACGCCAAGGGCATGAAGGTCTTCTTCGACGTCATCACCAACCACACCGCCGACACCGTCGACTACGCCGAGAAGGAGTACGGCTACCGCCCCAAGGGCGCCTACCCCTACCTCGACACCCAGGGCCGCCCCTTCGACGACCGGGACGGCATGCGCAAGGTCGACGCCGACTCGTTCCCGTACACCCCGAAGAACACCGGGCAGAAGGTGCCCGCCTGGCTCAACGACCCGGCGATGTACCACAACCGGGGCGACTCCACCTTCGCCGGGGAGAGCGCCGAGTACGGCGACTTCGGCGGGCTCGACGACCTGTGGACCGAGCGGCCCGAGGTCGTCTCCGGCATGGAGAAGATCTACGAGCGGTGGGTGCGGGACTTCGACATCGACGGGTTCCGCATCGACACCGTCAAACACGTCGACCTGGACTTCTGGACCCAGTGGGCCACCGCCCTCGACGCGTACGCGAAGAAGCACGGCAGGCCCGACTTCTTCATGTTCGGCGAGGTGTACTCCGCCGACACCGACGTCACGTCCCCGTACGTCACCCGCGGCCGCCTCGACGCGACCCTCGACTTCCCCTTCCAGGACGCGGCCCGCGCCTACGCCTCCCAGGGCGCCTCCGCCGACCGGCTCGCCAAGGTCTTCGCCGACGACTACAAGTACGCCTCCGGCAAGGCGAACGCGTACGAGCAGGTCACCTTCCTCGGCAACCACGACATGGGCCGCATCGGCTCCTTCCTCAAGGCCGACGACGCGAAGGCGTCCGACGCCGACCTCGTGCGGCGCGACAAGCTCGCCAACGCCGTGATGTTCCTGTCGCGCGGCAACCCCGTCGTCTACTACGGCGACGAGCAGGGCTTCACCGGCTCCGGCGGCGACAAGGACGCCCGGCAGACCATGTTCGCCTCCAAGGTCGACGACTACCTCGACGACGACGAACTGGGCACCGACCGCACCCACGCCGAGGACTCCTACGACACGAGCGCACCGCTCTACAAGGAGATCGCCGCTCTCGGAAAGCTCCGCAAGGACAACCCGGCCCTGGCCGACGGCGTCCAGACCGAGCGCTACGCGAAGGGCTCCGTGTACGCGTTCTCGCGCACGGACGCGAAGACCGGCACCGAGTACGTCGTGGCGCTCAACAATGCCGCCGAGGCCGAGGACGCCACCTTCGCGACCGGCTCGTCCGGCACCCGCTTCGACGGCCTCTACGGCACCGACAAGTCCGTGACCAGCGGCTCCGACAAGAACGTCACCGTCACCGTGCCGGCCGGTTCCGCCGTCGTCTACAAGGCCGCCAAGCCGCTGCCCGCCCCCGCCGCCAAGCCCTCGGTCACCCTCCACGCCCCCGCCGCCGGGGCCACCGGCACCGTGACCCTCCAGGCCGACACCGACGGCGGACAGCTCGACCGCGTCGTCTTCGCCGCCCAGACCGGCAAGGGCGCCTGGCACACCCTCGGCTCCGTCGACCACGCGCCGTACCGGATCACCCAGCACATCCCCGGCACGGTGGCCGCCGGAACAGCCCTGCGGTACAAGGCAGTTGTGGTCGACCGCGCCGGACGCACCGCCGGTGACCTCGCCGCGACGACGGCGGGGCAGGCGCCCGCGCCCGCCGAGCCCAGCGCCGTCGACCGGGCCTACGCCGTCGTGCACTACAAGCGGACCGACGGCGACTACGACGGCTGGCAGCTCAAGTCGCCCTCCGGAACGGGGGACTTCACCGGCCGTGACGCGTACGGCGCCTTCGCCTGGGTGAAGCTCGCCGGCGATGCCGGCTCCGGCAGCCTCACGTACACCGTCGAGAAGAACGGCACCGCCGACGGGCCCCAGCGCACCGTCGACCTCGGTGCGACCGGCGAGGTCTGGGTCGAACAGGGCAAGGACGGCCAGGCCACGACCGCCCCCGACGGCACCTACCCGCCGCAGGACAAGACCAAGGCCGTCCTGCACTACCAGCGCGCCGACGGCGACTACGACGGCTGGGGGCTGCACACCTGGACCGGCGCCAAGAACCCCACCGACTGGTCCAAGCCGCTCGAACCCGTGAAGAAGGACGCGTACGGCGTCACCTTCGAGGTGCCGCTCGCCGACGGCGCGACGTCACTGAGCTACATCCTCCACAAGGGCGACGAGAAGGACCTGCCCACCGACCAGTCCCTCGACCTCACCGCCAACGGCAACGAGGTCTGGCTCCTCGCCGGACAGCCCCGCCCCGTCCTGCCGCAGACCGGCGGAGCGCCCGACCTCGACCTCGCGAAGTCCGAGGCGCAGTGGATCGACCGCGGCACGGTCGCCCTGCCGTCGGACGGCACGGCGGCCCTGTCCGCCCAGCTCGTCTACGCCCAGGACGGCGGCATCACCGTCAAGGACGGAGCACTGAGCAGCGAGGGACGGTGGCTGCGTCTGAACAAGGCCGCCGGCGGCCTCACCGACGCCCAGCTCGCCCGCTTCCCGCAGCTGAAGAAGTACGACGCCTACACCGTCGACCCCCGTGACCGCGACCGGGTCGGCGACGCCCTGAAGAGCCAGCTGATCCTCACCCGCCGCATCGCCAACGGCGCGCTCGTCACCGCAACGGGTGTGCAGACAGCGGGAGTTCTCGACGACCTGTACGCGCAGAAGGCCGCCAAGGCGTCACTCGGACCCGTCTTCACCAAGGACGCGGTCACCCTGTCGGTGTGGGCGCCCACCGCTCAGTCCGTCGCCCTCGACCTCGACGGGCGTGCCGTCGCCATGCGCCGCGACGGAGCGACCGGAGTCTGGTCCGTGAAGGGCCCGCGCTCCTGGCAGGGCAAGCAGTACCGCTACGCCGTGAAGGTGTGGGCGCCCAGCGTCCAGAAGGTCGTCACGAACAAGGTCACCGACCCGTACTCCACCGCCCTCACCGCCGACTCGGAGCGCAGCCTCGTCGTCGACCTCGACGCGAAGAACCTCGCCCCGTCCGGCTGGTCGGCGCTGAAGAAGCCGAAGGCCGTGCCGCTGCGCGACGCGCAGATCCAGGAACTCCACATCCGCGACTTCTCCGTCGGGGACCGCACCGCCAAGCACCCCGGCACCTACCTCGCCTTCACCGACAAGGACAGCAAGGGCAGCGAGCACCTGCGCGAACTCGCGAAGGCCGGCACGTCGTACGTGCACCTCCTGCCCGCGTTCGACATCGCCACGATCCCCGAGAAGAAGTCCGAACAGGCCACTCCTGACTGTGACCTGACCACGTACGGGGCGGCCTCGGAGCGGCAGCAGGAGTGCGTCGCCAAGAGCGCGGCCAAGGACGCCTACAACTGGGGTTACGACCCGTACCACTACACCGTCCCCGAAGGCTCCTACGCGAGCGACCCGGACGGCACCGCACGCACCGTCGAGTTCCGCAAGATGGTCGGGTCCCTGAACGCGGACGGGCTGCGCGTCGTCATGGACGTCGTCTACAACCACACCGCCGCGAGCGGCCAGGCCAAGACGTCCGTGCTCGACCGCATCGTGCCCGGCTACTACCAGCGCCTCCTGGCCGACGGCTCCGTCGCCACCTCCACGTGCTGCGCGAACACCGCCCCCGAGAACGCGATGATGGGCAAGCTCGTCGTCGACTCGATCGTCACCTGGGCCAAGGAGTACAAGGTCGACGGCTTCCGCTTCGACCTGATGGGGCACCACCCCAAGGCCAACATCCTCGCCGTCAGGAAGGCCCTCGACGCGCTCACCGTGGAGAAGGACGGCGTCGACGGGAAGAAGATCATCCTTTACGGGGAGGGCTGGAACTTCGGCGAGGTCGCCGACGACGCCCGCTTCGTGCAGGCCACGCAGAAGAACATGGCGGGCACCGGCATCGCCACCTTCTCCGACCGCGCCCGCGACGCCGTGCGCGGTGGCAGCCCCTTCGACGCCGACCCCGGCGTGCAGGGCTTCGCCTCCGGCCTCTACACCGACCCCAACGCCTCGAAGGCGAACGGCACCGAGGCCGAGCAGAAGGCCCGCCTCCTGCACTACCAGGACCTGATCAAGGTCGGCCTGACGGGGAACCTCGCCGCCTACACCTTCACCGGCAGTGACGGCCGCACGGTCAAGGGCGCGGACGTCGACTACAACGGCGCACCCGCCGGATACGCCGAGGCACCGGGCGACGCCCTCGCCTACGCCGACGCCCACGACAACGAGTCGCTCTACGACGCGCTCACCTACAAACTGCCCGCCTCCACCGCCCCCGCGGACCGCTCGCGCATGCAGGTCCTCGCCCTCGCGACGGCCGCCCTCTCGCAGGGCCCCGCGCTCTCCCAGGCCGGCACCGACCTGCTGCGCTCCAAGTCCCTCGACCGCAACTCCTTCGACAGCGGCGACTGGTTCAACGCCATCCACTGGGACTGCCGTGACGGCAACGGCTTCGGGCGCGGACTCCCGCCGGCCGCCGACAACAAGGACAAGTGGCCCTACGCCACCCCCCTGCTGACCTCGGTGCCCGCCGCGAAGTGCGCGGACATCGAAGGGACGTCCGCCGCGTACCGGGACCTGCTGAAGATCCGCACCACGGAGCCGACGTTCGGCCTCGCGACGGCCGGGCAGGTGCAGGAGAAGCTGTCCTTCCCGCTCTCCGGCAAGGAGGAGACGCCCGGGGTGATCACCATGCGCCTCGGTGACCTCGTCGTCGTCTTCAACGCCACGCCGAAGGCACAGGAACAGCGCGTCGGCGCGGTTGCGGGCACGTCGTACCGGCTGCACCCGGTGCAGGCGGCGGGCGCCGATCCCGTGGTGAAGTCCGCCTCGTACGACGCCGGTTCGGGAACGTTCAAGGTCCCGGCGCGCACGGTGGCGGTGTTCACGCGCTGACGGCAGGGAAAGCCGGACGCCCGGCACGGCAGGGGGACCGCCCCTGCCGTGCCGGGCGTCCGCGTCAGCCGACCCGCTTCTCCATGAGCGTCACCGCGTACTTGCTGCCGCCCGCGCCCGACTTGAACGGCTGCTCGCCCACGACCGTGTAGCCCGCGCGCTCGTAGTAGGCCCGCAGCCGGGGGTTCGTCGACACACAGTCCAGGCGGCACAGGGCGCGGCCCGCGGCGGTGACCCGTTCCTCGGCGTGCGCGAGCAGGGCGCGGCCCGTACCGGCCGGGGCGCCGCGCCGCACCATGAGGCGGTGCACATAGCCGGCGTCGGGCGGCCGGACACCCCACGCGGGCTCGTCGTCCCACCACAGCTCGTACGCGCCGGCCCCGACGCCCCGCGCGTCGTCGGCGAACCACACCTCGCCCTCCTTGATCCGGAGGCGGAAGTGGTCCTCGGTCTTCTCGCCGGGCTGCCACTGGTCGATGCCCTGCTCCACCATCCAGCGCGCCGCCCCGTCGTAC encodes the following:
- a CDS encoding GNAT family N-acetyltransferase, producing MTQRLTFRRASDGPDDLAALVALYDGAARWMVEQGIDQWQPGEKTEDHFRLRIKEGEVWFADDARGVGAGAYELWWDDEPAWGVRPPDAGYVHRLMVRRGAPAGTGRALLAHAEERVTAAGRALCRLDCVSTNPRLRAYYERAGYTVVGEQPFKSGAGGSKYAVTLMEKRVG
- the pulA gene encoding pullulanase-type alpha-1,6-glucosidase; protein product: MIRPALPRRTAAVLAVALCAALAPALPLAAAAEKPPAPPSDARLAAAPARHDLTREQFYFVMPDRFANGDTSNDRGGLTGSRSATGYDPTDKGFYQGGDLKGLTERLDYIKGLGTTSIWLAPIFKNRPVQGEGKDASAGYHGYWITDFTQVDPHFGTNADLTKLIARAHAKGMKVFFDVITNHTADTVDYAEKEYGYRPKGAYPYLDTQGRPFDDRDGMRKVDADSFPYTPKNTGQKVPAWLNDPAMYHNRGDSTFAGESAEYGDFGGLDDLWTERPEVVSGMEKIYERWVRDFDIDGFRIDTVKHVDLDFWTQWATALDAYAKKHGRPDFFMFGEVYSADTDVTSPYVTRGRLDATLDFPFQDAARAYASQGASADRLAKVFADDYKYASGKANAYEQVTFLGNHDMGRIGSFLKADDAKASDADLVRRDKLANAVMFLSRGNPVVYYGDEQGFTGSGGDKDARQTMFASKVDDYLDDDELGTDRTHAEDSYDTSAPLYKEIAALGKLRKDNPALADGVQTERYAKGSVYAFSRTDAKTGTEYVVALNNAAEAEDATFATGSSGTRFDGLYGTDKSVTSGSDKNVTVTVPAGSAVVYKAAKPLPAPAAKPSVTLHAPAAGATGTVTLQADTDGGQLDRVVFAAQTGKGAWHTLGSVDHAPYRITQHIPGTVAAGTALRYKAVVVDRAGRTAGDLAATTAGQAPAPAEPSAVDRAYAVVHYKRTDGDYDGWQLKSPSGTGDFTGRDAYGAFAWVKLAGDAGSGSLTYTVEKNGTADGPQRTVDLGATGEVWVEQGKDGQATTAPDGTYPPQDKTKAVLHYQRADGDYDGWGLHTWTGAKNPTDWSKPLEPVKKDAYGVTFEVPLADGATSLSYILHKGDEKDLPTDQSLDLTANGNEVWLLAGQPRPVLPQTGGAPDLDLAKSEAQWIDRGTVALPSDGTAALSAQLVYAQDGGITVKDGALSSEGRWLRLNKAAGGLTDAQLARFPQLKKYDAYTVDPRDRDRVGDALKSQLILTRRIANGALVTATGVQTAGVLDDLYAQKAAKASLGPVFTKDAVTLSVWAPTAQSVALDLDGRAVAMRRDGATGVWSVKGPRSWQGKQYRYAVKVWAPSVQKVVTNKVTDPYSTALTADSERSLVVDLDAKNLAPSGWSALKKPKAVPLRDAQIQELHIRDFSVGDRTAKHPGTYLAFTDKDSKGSEHLRELAKAGTSYVHLLPAFDIATIPEKKSEQATPDCDLTTYGAASERQQECVAKSAAKDAYNWGYDPYHYTVPEGSYASDPDGTARTVEFRKMVGSLNADGLRVVMDVVYNHTAASGQAKTSVLDRIVPGYYQRLLADGSVATSTCCANTAPENAMMGKLVVDSIVTWAKEYKVDGFRFDLMGHHPKANILAVRKALDALTVEKDGVDGKKIILYGEGWNFGEVADDARFVQATQKNMAGTGIATFSDRARDAVRGGSPFDADPGVQGFASGLYTDPNASKANGTEAEQKARLLHYQDLIKVGLTGNLAAYTFTGSDGRTVKGADVDYNGAPAGYAEAPGDALAYADAHDNESLYDALTYKLPASTAPADRSRMQVLALATAALSQGPALSQAGTDLLRSKSLDRNSFDSGDWFNAIHWDCRDGNGFGRGLPPAADNKDKWPYATPLLTSVPAAKCADIEGTSAAYRDLLKIRTTEPTFGLATAGQVQEKLSFPLSGKEETPGVITMRLGDLVVVFNATPKAQEQRVGAVAGTSYRLHPVQAAGADPVVKSASYDAGSGTFKVPARTVAVFTR
- a CDS encoding glycoside hydrolase family 13 protein; translation: MSQHTADTAQAPTTSASTSVPAQASTGWWRDAVIYQVYPRSFADSNADGMGDLEGIRARLPHLKDLGVDAVWLSPFYASPQADAGYDVADYRAVDPMFGSLLDADAVIRDAHGLDLRVIVDLVPNHSSDQHEWFKRALAEGPGSPLRERYHFRAGKGVSGELPPNDWESIFGGPAWTRVADGEWYLHLFAPEQPDLNWEHPAVGDEFRSILRFWLDMGVDGFRIDVAHGLVKAEGLPDLGAHDQLRLLGNDVMPFFDQDGVHDIYRAWRLILDEYAGERIFVAEAWTPTVERTARYVRPDELHQAFNFQYLSSYWDAAELRDIIDRSLDSMRPVGAPATWVLSNHDVTRHTTRYANPPGLGTQQRVAAEPALGLRRARAATLLMLALPGSAYVYQGEELGLPDVVDLPDEVRQDPSFFRAAGQDGFRDGCRVPIPWTVDGPSYGFGAGGSWLPQPAGWGALSVEAQTGVPGSTLEMYRSALAVRRAHPALGAGDSVEWLAAPEGVLAFRREPRGDGEAFVCVANTTAAAVRVSVSGRVLLASSAADDIEHGDGHAVVPADTTVWWTV
- a CDS encoding alpha-amylase — encoded protein: MAIRSRAAALALAAGTLIGAAGSAGTAQAAPPGTKDVTAVLFEWRFDSVAKECSARLGPAGYGYVQVSPPQEHIQGSQWWTSYQPVSYKIAGRLGDRTAFKNMVDTCHAAGVKVVADTVINHMAAGSGTGTGGSAYSKYDYPGTYSAADMDNCTAQISNYQDRFNVQECELVGLADLDTGEEYVRGRIATYMNDLLSLGVDGFRIDAAKHIAAADLANIKSRLSNPNAYWKQEAIYGAGEAVSPSEYLGTGDVQEFRYARDLKRVFQNENLAYLKNYGEGWGYMASGQSAVFVDNHDTERGGDTLNYKDGADYTLANVFMLAWPYGSPDINSGYEWTDKDAGPPNGGTVNACWQDGWKCQHAWPEIQSMVAFRNATRGQSVTDWWDDGADAIAFGRGGKGYVAINHESSALTRTYQTSLAAGTYCDVQSNKTVSVNGSGQFTATLGSNTALALYAGKSGC